The sequence GCCGATGGCGAAACAGACTTCGCCGCGGCAGATGCGCGGGAGAATATCCATCTTGATTCGCTCGTTCGCATATCGGAGCAGCACCGGGCCGCTCTGGCGGTCGGCGACGAAGAAGCGGCGGGTGGGCGCGTTGGCGACCCGCATCTCTTCGGTGACGACATAACGCTCCAGGAAGGTGCGCTCGTGGCCGCCGTATTTCTTCGGCCATGTCATGCCGATCCAGCCGCGCTGGCCGACGCGATGGCTGAATTCCGGAATGTCGCTGTCTTCGCGCTGCGGTTCGTGGGGATTGAAGGTGCCGGCCGCGATTTCCTCGGCGAGAAACGCGCGGACTTCGCGTCGCAGCGTCTCACACTTTTCCGGCAAACGGATCTGATCGAAACGAAGCGCTGCGGTCATTTTGTTTTTCCTTGTTCTCAGCGCGAGGCGACCAGCGGCCACAACTCGTCCGCACCGCGGGCGGCGACGAATTTGCCAAGTTCGGTGGCCCAGTAGCTTTCCTGACCGAAGTCATCGCGCCAGGCCAGCGCGCGCAAGGTGTAGCGATGCAGAATGTGCTCCATCGAGAAGCCGATGGCCCCGTGGACCTGATGCGCGATGGCGGCACTTTTCTCTGCAGCCTCTGCGCAACGGATCTTGGCGGCGGCGACCTCGAGGAAAACGCCGTCGTCGAACGACGTGCTGTCCGCGACGGAATCCGCTGCCGATCCCGCGGCGGAGACGGCGACCGCCACTTCGCCAGCGAGTTTTGCGAGATTGTGCTGCACCGCCTGGAATTTCGAAATCTGCTTCTCGAATGCGACGCGCTCGTTCGCGTAGCGCACTGTTATGTCGAGCATGGTTTCCAGCGCCCCCGCAATCTGCAGGCTGCGCAACGTTGCGCCCATCAGCATCAGCGAGGTTGGCCTCGTTCCTGCCGGCGCAGGCTTTATTGAAACCGGTTTGACGTTGTTGAAGGTCACGGTGTCCGAGGCGTCGTTGCCGAGATTTTCTCCGGCCTCAATCCGGCAGGACGCCGCTTCGACAAGCGCTATCATCGATCCCTGCGCGCCGGATGCGATCACTGCGATATATTCGACGTCGGATGCAAACGGAATACCCCGGGCGCGGCCGCTCACTGTTCCGTCCGCGTTGACCGTCATGCGATCCTGCGGCCGTGCTGGCGCGACCGTCATTTTTCCGGACGGCGAGGGAAGTCCGGCCTGCGACAGCAGCCAGCCTGCGAGCATTGTTTCGACCAGCGGAATAGAAACTGCAAACCGGCCCGCCGAGCCCGCGACGCTGAAGCCGTCTGCGAGACTGACACCGGCGCCGTTGCAGTCTTCCGGTACCCACGACAGGGGCAAACCGGCATCGCTGAGCGCGGTCCAGAGCGTTGATTTCCAGCCGTCATTCGCGGCGCTGTTGATGCTCTGCGCGTCCGCAAGATCGGTAAAAATGCGCTCGGCGGTCTCGGCGACGATATTGTCAGTCAAGCTACGATACCTTTCGGCTGCCACGGTTGTTCAACCATCAGAGACCTGCGCATTCTTTTGCCAGCGATCTTGTGACGGCGGGCTTTTTTGCAACGCAGCGTGCGTTGGGGTGGTGCGCGGTTGAGGGGCGAGAACGATGTGGCCGGAACGCTATCGCTTCGGCCGGAAGCATGTCAAATCCGATCAGTCTCCTGAAAATGTCGCGCCGGAAGTATGTTTCCGGCGCGCAAAATACTATGCATGCCCCGCATGCGCTGCACTCGCATGTGACGATAAAGGATCGAGGCCGGTCTTTCGCTTCCGGCCCAAGAGCGATACCATCGGGCCGTATCGGCGAGGGCCGGTCCATCGAATTTATCGGTCGTCTGATCGATTCACCCATCATCGACGCAAGAACGCGGCAGTTAAGGGAAACGCCATGACCAATCGCATGCAGTTTTATATCGACGGCGCCTGGGTCGACCCCGTAGTCAAGAAGTCCATCCCGGTGGTCAATCCGGCCACGGAAGAGACGATGTACGAGGTCGCGGTTGGCTCCAAGGCCGACGTCGACAAGGCTGTTGCCGCCGCCCGCCGCGCGTTTGAAACATTCTCGCAGACCAGCCGCGAAGAGCGCGTCGCGCTGCTCGAGAAGATCATCGCGGTCTACAAGACCCGGATGAAGGATGTCGGCGCCGCGATCTCCGATGAGATGGGCGCGCCGCTGCCGATGGCGGAGAAGATGCAGGCCGGCGCCGGTCTCGGTCATCTTTCCTCGACGCTTCAGGTTCTCAAGGACTATCAGTTTGAAGAGCCGATTGGCTCGGCGGTGGTCGTGCGCGAACCCGTCGGCGTGATCGGCATGATCACGCCGTGGAACTGGCCCCTCAACCAGATCGCCTGCAAGGTCGCGCCTGCGATCGCGGCGGGCTGCACCATGATCCTGAAGCCGTCGGAATTCACGCCGTCGTCCGCGCTGATCTTCGCAGAAATCCTGCATGAAGCGGGCGTGCCGAAAGGCGTGTTCAACTTGATCAATGGCCTCGGTCCCGATGTCGGCGTCGCCATGAGCGAACATCCGGGAATCGACATGATCTCATTCACCGGTTCGACCCGCGCCGGCATCGATGTCGCCAAACGCGCCGCCAACACTGTGAAGCGCGTCAGCCAGGAGCTCGGCGGCAAGTCGCCGAACATCATTCTCGACGATGCGGATTTCACCAAGGCTGTGACCGGCGGTGTGGCGCATGTCTTCAATAACTCGGGACAGTCGTGCAACGCGCCAACTCGCATGATTGTGCCGCAGGCAAAGATCAAGGAGATCGCGGCCATCGCCAAGGCCGTCGCCGACAAGACCAAGGCGGGCGATCCGCGCGCCGAGGGCACCACCATCGGTCCGGTGGTCAACCGCACGCAGTGGGACAAGATCCAGGCGCTGATCCAGAAGGGCATCGACGAAGGCGCAACGCTTGTTGCCGGCGGCGTCGGCCTTCCGGAAGGCGTCAACAAGGGCTTCTATGTGCGGCCGACGGTGTTCTCCGACGTTAACAACGACATGACGATCGCCCGCGAGGAAATCTTCGGCCCCGTCATCGTGATCATGGGCGCGAAGGATGAAGCGGACGCGGTGAAGATCGCCAACGATACGCCCTATGGTCTTGCGGGTTACGTCTCGGCCGGCACGGTCGAGCGTGCGCGCAAGGTCGGGCGTCAGCTTCGCGCCGGCAACGTCAATCTCAACGGCGTTCCAAATGAGCGCACCGCGCCGTTCGGCGGCTACAAGCAGTCGGGCAACGGCCGCGAGTGGGGCAAGTTCGGCCTCGAGGAATATCTCGAAGTGAAGGCGATCGCGGGTTTCAACGCGGCCTGAGGTTCTCCGAAACATTGCCGGCGCGGGATGTGCTCGCGCCGGCATTTCTTTTTTACCGATCCGTTGTCCGTGCCGCCGCCATCTACTTCAGTGCACCCTGAACCGTCGCCGCGATGACCCCGAGGCCCTTCGTCACATCGCCCTTGATGTGAAGCCGCAGCGCCCGCCGTCCGCGCTCCGCCAGCACGCCGAAGTCGCCGCGCGCCTGCGCCGCCTCGATCACGCCGAACGAGATCTTCTGGCCGGGCACATCGAGATCGGCGGCGCTGTCCGCCGTGATCTGCAGGAATACGCCGGTGTTCGGCCCGCCCTTGTAGGCCTGTCCCGTGGAGTGCAGGAAGCGCGGTCCGAAGCCGACGCAGGTGGCGACATGCTTGCTGTCGCGGATCGCCATGCGGACAGTCTGCATCGCTGCGATGTTGGCGGCGTCGCGGTCGAGATAGGCGAGGGCGGCTACGTAGTCGCCGGGCTGGATGCGCGCGAGATGCGCCTTCAGCCATGAGCCGAGATCGCTCCCGGCGCCCGCCTTGCTCAAGGCGTTGGCATTGGCTGCATCCGTGTAGATCGCAATTGCGCCGTCGGTGGCAACAGGCGTCTCGGCGGGCAACGCACCCGAAGTCTCAAACGCGGACGTCAGTTCGCGCGTCTTGATCTTCGCGGCTTCGACGTCGGGCTGATCGAACGGATTGATGCCCATGACCGCGCCGGCGACGGCGGTCGCGATCTCGAAGCGGAAGAATTCCTGCCCGATATGGGCCGGGCCTGTCACGGCGATGCGAATGACCGGATGGCCGGCCGCTTCCAGCGCGGCGAGCGCCGTCTCGCGTGCATTGTCCGCGTCGTCCTTCAGCCGCAGATCGATGAACACGCGATCCTTGCCGTAAGCCTCCGGCTTGCCGAGCGTCTCGCCTTCGAGCGGGATCAGCGCCTTGCCGTTCTTGCCGGTGGACTCCGCAATCAGTTGCTCGGCCCATGCGCCGAAATCCGCGATCTGCTTCGAGGCGGTGAATGTGAGCTTGTCGCGGCCATGTTTCGCGGCAGCGGCCAGCGCGAGACCGAGTTGTACGCCCGGATTTTCAGCCGGAGGAACGTCCGGACCGCAGGAGCGCACCATCGAGGCCGCAAGACCAAGAAACTCCGCCACATCGATTCCGGCCGCAGCCGCAGGCACGAGACCGAACGGCGACAATACCGAGTAACGGCCGCCGATGGCCGGTTCGCCGTGAAAAGTCTGGGCGAAGCCTCGCGCGGCCGCGACTTTCTCCAGCGACGAGCCGGGATCGGTGACGGCGACAAACCGCTCGCCTGCATTGGCTCCGGCGCGCACGAAGAAATAGTCCATCAGCGCATTCGGCTCGGTGGTGCCGCCCGACTTGCTCGATACGATAAACAATGTGGTGTCGAGCTTGATCGCCGCTTCGGTGCGGCGAACCTGCGCGGGATCGGTGGAGTCAAGAATGCGCAGCTTCGGAAAGCCTGCGCTCTGACCGAAGGTCTCGGCGAGCACTTCCGGTCCGAGGCTCGAACCGCCCATGCCGAGCACGACGACATCGGTGAACGCCTTGCTTTTCACCCAGCCGGAGAAAGCGACATAGCGCGCCGCCTGTTCCTTGTCCTGCTCGCGTGCGACCACGTCGAGCCATCCGAGCCATTTGTTTTCATCGCTGCCGGTCCAGACCGATGCATCGCGTCGCCACAGCGCGCGAATGGTGCCGTTCGCGCGCCAGGCTTCCGACAGCGCCTTTGCATCCTTCTCGATCTCGGGTGCGAGCTTGATCGTTTGGGTGTCGATACGGCTTGCGAGGATCGCGGCGCGCTTGGAGGCAACCGCGCCCAGCAGCTTGTCGAAGGCCTCGGCGAACAGCTTGACGCCGTCATCGACCAGCGCGTCTGTGATGCTATCGAGCGAAATGCCGCTCTTCGCGAGATCGGCCAGCACGCGTTCGGCATCGGCGATATTTTCCTCAAGGCTGTCGCGCGGTGTGCCGTGATCGCGAAAGGCATCGAGGGTGGCGGGGGGCACGGTGTTGACCGTGTCGCGGCCGATCAGTTCTTCGATGTAGAGCACATCGCTATAGGCCTTGTTTTTCGTGCCGGTCGAGGCCCACAGCAGGCGCTGCACCTGCGCGCCGTTGGCGGCGAGCTTCTTCCAGCGCGCGCTGGCGGTGACCTTCTTATAGTGCTGATAGGCGAGTCTCGCGTTGGCGATCGCCACCTTGCCCTTCAGCGTTTCCAGCTTTGCCTTTTCATCACCGCTTGCCGCCGCGATCTTGCTGTCCAGCTGATTGTCCACCGCGGTATCGATGCGGCTGATGAAGAAGCTTGCCACGCTGGCGATGCGTTTCGGGTCGCCGCCGCCTGCCACCAAGGCCTCGATGCCGGAGATATAGGCTTCGAGCACCTCCGCATACATGTTCTGCGAGAACAGCAGGGTGACGTTGATGCTGATGCCCTGGGAGATCAGTTCCCGGATCGCCGGGATGCCCGCGTGCGTGGCCGGCACCTTCACCATCAGGTTGTCGCGCCCGACGGCCGCCCACAGCCGCTGCGCCTCGGCGATGGTGCCTTCGGTATCGTGCGCGAGATAAGGCGAGACCTCGAGGCTGACATAGCCGTCCGCGCCCTGAAGTTCGTCATAGACGGGGCGCAGCGCGTCTGCCGCGCGCTGGATGTCTTCCACCGCGAGCGCTTCATAGAGATCGCCCACCGGGCGGTCGCGCTCCCGCAGCAGCGCCGACACGGCGCTGTCATATTCATCGCTGCCGCCGATAGCCTTCTCGAAAATCGACGGATTGGATGTGACCCCGCGCACGCCATCCTGATCGACCAGTGCTCTGAGTTCGCCATCGGCAATGAATCCGCGGGCGAGGAAGTCGAGCCAGATCGCCTGGCCGTGACGGGTGAGGGCTTTGACTGGATTCATGATCGCCGTTCTGTTCGACATCGAGGTTGGAAGGGCAGTGGAGACCTTGTCTGCCGCAAAATGGCGCGTTTTCAAAATGGTCTTTTTGGGGCCTGAGGCGATACGCGCGGCGGCTCGCAACGGGCACGCGTGTTCGGCTCGCGCGATGATAGACGCGCGAGGATGGCTTTTGTTCTCCCCTCACATGCGCGCGCGAGGCCTGCCTCGTTCGCGCCCCTTAAAGAGGAGGGGCATGGAGCGCCGCGAGGCGCACTTTGTCTTGTCTCGCTTCCGGCATCCGCTTGCGAGGCGAATGGTGATCCGGAAGCGCATCGCCTTGCGGCGCTCCATTGCGGCGATTTCGGGCGTGAGGACCGCACTTCCGGGTCAGGACGGGCGCGGCGCGCCTTGATCCGGCGGGATTTCTCCGCCTTCATCCTGTCCTCGTCCAGCCGCTGACGGCAGAGCCACGTAGTTGGCCCGGACGGTGACCCCCGGCCTCCCGGACGTGTGGGTGCGAATCCACATCGCGCAGGCGCCGCATCCTGCTCCGCTTAACGAACGCCCTCTAGAAAGCGCCCCTCACGAACAGGACGATGCGGATTATAATCCTATATTGCGGCCGTGTCAAATCAGAATCGAACTATAGTTCTGCGCGTCGCGGCGGTTCCGATTGCCGCGGGAACATATGCCGAAAAAGGGGATGGCATGTCGAAATCCCTGCCGATATGTTGCGCGAGATCGGCCTCACGCCAGCACTTGCCAGCCGTCTGCTCGCCTCAAGGATCAAACCCAGATGATGATTCGTTCGCTCTTCGCCGCGCTCTCTCTTGCCACCATGATTTGCACGAATATCGCGCCTGCCAGCGCGCAGGATGTCGCCGCCGGCGAGAAGTCCTTCGCCAAGTGCCGCGCCTGTCATCAGATTGGCGAAAACGCCAAGAACCTGGTCGGTCCCGAATTGAATGGATTGTTCGGCCGCCATTCCGGCAGCGTCGCGGGCTATAATTATTCCGAAGCCAACAAGAAGTCCGGCATCACCTGGGACGAAGCGGTGTTCGCCGAATACATCAAGGACCCCAAGGCCAAGATCCCCGGCACCAAGATGGCATTCGCCGGCATCAAGAAGGACGAGGAGATCAAGGATCTCACGGCGTTCCTCAAGCAGTTCGGCGCCGACGGGAAGAAGAAGTAATTTTCTTTCTGCGCGCGTTCACTCCCGCACAAGCTGAATGGAAAATGTCCCACCCGCCGGAGCGCGAAGCACCGGCGTCGCGCACGTGGGCAGCGAGTGAATGCGATTCGTGACCATCACGCGCTTGCGCACAGGACGGCGTCTTGCGCGCGAGGCGCTCGCCGAAAAAAATGTTGCGACGATTTCCCGGCTTATTCCGCCGTGTCTTGTTGTTTGCACCGTTTTCCACATTGTCCCCCGCTTGACTTCCCGTCGCAAAGCGCACCAGATGTAGGCGTCACGGTTCTACAAAGCCGCAAGGCCTAGTAGCGAAGATGGGAAGCCGGTGAATTGCATGGTGATGCAGTAAATCCGGCGCTGCCCCCGCAACTGTAAGCAGTGAGTTGATTTCGACAGATGTCACTGGTGCGGCCTCCGCATCGGGAAGACTGAAATCAACGTCAGAGCTGTGAGCCAGGAGACCTGCCGCGACACCAGAACGTCCACGGGCGGGGTGTCCGGCGGTCGCTTGCAGCATTGCCGGCGCATGTCGGCCGTCATGCAGCGCCCTTTCGGCCCAAGCCCCCAGAAAATTGCAACATGCACGGGGTCTGCCGATGTCTCTCACTCTCGATCGCGAAGCCGCAAAGTCCGCTCCTCTATTTCAGTTCCGGCCTGAAACCCTTGCGGCGGCTTCAGCCAGCGAACCGCCGTTCCAGATCATCCGCCGCAACGGCACGGTCTCGCCGTTCGATGCCGGCAAGATCTCGGTCGCGATGACGAAAGCCTTCCTCGCGGTCGAGGGGCATACGGCCGCCGCGTCGCGCCGCATTCACGAGGTCATCGAGCAATTGACGAACGAGGTGGTGAGTGCGCTGACCCGCAGGGCGGGCGAGGGCCGCACCTTTCACATCGAAGACGTGCAGGATCAGGTCGAACTGGCGCTGATGCGCTCCGAGCATCACAAGGTCGCACGCGCCTATGTGCTGTATCGCGAGCAGCGCGCCCGTCAGCGCGCCGCGGAAGCAGTTCCAGTTTCATCAGCCGTCGCCGCCGAGCCTCTGCTGCATGTCACGTTGCGGGATGGCTCGCGCGCGCCGCTCGATGTGGGACGGCTCGCTCATATCATCGACGAAGCCTGCGCCGGCCTCGATGGCGTGCTGGCCGCGCCGGTGTTGGCCGAAACCCGCCGCAATCTCTACGACGGCATCAGCCAGGACGAACTCGCGCTCGCGGGCATCATGGCGGCGCGCACGCTGGTGGAGCAGGAGCCCAACTACGCCTATGTCAGCGCGCGTCTCCTGCTCGACAAGCTGCGCACGGAAGTTCTTTCGTTCGTCCATGCGACCCCGATCAGCGCATCGCAGGCAGACATGGCGACACGCTATGCCGAGTATTTCCCGGCCTATGTCAAAAACGGAATCGAAGCCGAACTGCTCGATCCCGAACTGGCGCGCTACGACCTCAAGCGGATCGCCGCCGCATTGAAACCCGAGCGCGACCTGTCGTTCCAGTTTCTCGGCTTGCAGACGCTGTACGACCGCTATTTCCTGCACAATGACGGCAACCGCATCGAGCTGCCGCAGGCGTTCTTCATGCGCGTGGCGATGGGACTCGCCATTCGTGAGATCGACCGCGAGGCGCGGGCGATCGAGTTCTATAATCTGCTGTCGTCGTTCGACTTCATGGCCTCCACCCCGACATTGTTCAATTCCGGCACGCTGCGGCCGCAGCTGTCGTCCTGCTTCCTCACCACGGTGGCCGACGACCTCGACGGCATTTTCAAATCGGTGAAGGACAACGCGCTGCTGGCGAAGTATTCGGGCGGCCTCGGCAACGACTGGACCCGCGTGCGCGGCCTCGGCGCTCATATCAAGGGTACCAACGGCGAAAGCCAGGGCGTGGTGCCCTTCCTGAAAGTCGCCAACGACACCGCGATTGCGGTCAATCAGGGCGGCAAGCGCAAGGGCGCGGTCTGCGCCTATCTCGAGACCTGGCATGTGGACATCGAGGAATTCCTCGACCTCCGCAAAAACACCGGCGACGACCGCCGCCGCACCCATGACATGAACACCGCCAACTGGGTGCCGGACCTGTTCATGCAGCGCGTCGAGGCCGATGGCGAATGGACGCTGTTCTCGCCCGACGAGACGCCGGACCTGCACGATCTGTACGGCAAGGCGTTCGCTGAACGGTACGCCTTCTACGAGGCGAAGGCCGCGCGCGGCGAGATGCGCGTTTACAAGACTCTGCGCGCCACCGATCTATGGCGGCGAATGCTGACCATGCTGTTCGAGACCGGCCATCCGTGGATTACCTTTAAAGACCCGTGCAACCTGCGCTCGCCGCAGCAGCACATCGGCGTCATTCATTCGTCGAATCTGTGCACCGAGATCACACTCAACACCTCGGATGATGAGGTCGCGGTGTGCAACCTCGGCTCGATCAACCTGCTCAACCATGTGGGCGAAGGCGGCATCGATCACGCGCGGCTGAAGCGCACGGTCGATACCGCGATGCGGATGCTCGACAATGTCATCGACATCAATTTCTACACCATCCCGGAAGCGCGGCGCTCGAACCTCAAGCATCGTCCGGTCGGCCTCGGCCTGATGGGCTTCCAGGATGCGCTGCATGCGCTGCGAATCCCGATGGCGTCGGATGCCGCGGTGGCCTTCGCCGACTCCAGCATGGAGGCGATTTCCTTTCATGCCATCTCGGCGTCGGTCGATCTCGCCATCGAACGCGGTCCTTACGCGTCGTTCAACGGATCGCTGTGGGGCAAGGGCGTCATGCCGATCGACTCGATCGAGATTCTGGCGGATGCGCGCGGGAGCCTTGATATGGACCGTTCGCAGACCATGGACTGGGACAGCCTGCGCAAGCGCGTCCGCTTCAACGGCATGCGCAATTCCAATGTGATGGCGATTGCGCCGACGGCGACGATCTCCAACATCTGCGGCGTGGCGCAGTCCATCGAGCCCGCCTATCAGAACCTCTACGTCAAATCGAACATGTCCGGCGACTTCACCGAGGTGAACGAATTTCTCGTCCGTGACCTGAAGGCGCGCGGCCTGTGGGACGAGGTGATGGTCTCCGACCTGAAATATTTCGACGGCAGCGTCGGGGCCATCGACCGCGTGCCGGACGACCTCAAGCTGCTTTATGCAACGGCGTTCGAGATCGACAGCGCGTGGCTGATCGAGGCAGCGGCACGGCGGCAGAAGTGGATCGATCAGGCGCAGTCGCTCAACCTGTACATAGCCAATCCGTCAGGCAAGAAGCTCGATCAACTGTACCGGCTGGCATGGGCGCGGGGTCTGAAGACCACTTATTACCTGCGCTCGCGCAGCGCCACCCATGTCGAGAAGTCGACGCTGAAAGGCACCGACGGCAAGCTCAATGCCGTGTCGTCGTCGTCGCACGCCGCGTTGCCGGTCAACAAGCCCATCGTGGTGCCGCAGACGGCGCCCGATCTGTCCGATGTGATGGCGTGCTCGATCGACAATCCCGATTGCGAGGCGTGTCAGTAATCCTCACCTCTCCCCGTAAGAACGGGGAGAGCGAGCCGCAGTCCCAGTTTCAATGATTTTCAGGAACATCCCCATGCTCGACTGGTCCGACACGTCACCGAACAAGGTCCTCAACACGCTTCCGCCCATCCTGACCGGCCAGCCCGCAGCCGCGGACCAGACCGGCCTTGATTCAACAGGCCTTGGCGAGATCGACCGCAACGGCGGCCGCGTGTCGGTGGACGACAAGGCGATGATCAACTGCCGCGCCGACGTCAATCAGTTGCTGCCGCTGAAATACAAATGGGCGTGGGAGAAATATCTCGCCGGCTGCAACAACCACTGGATGCCGACTGAGGTCTCGATGCAGGCCGACATCGCGCTGTGGAAGTCACGGGACGGCCTGACCGAGGACGAGCGCCGC is a genomic window of Bradyrhizobium sp. G127 containing:
- a CDS encoding bifunctional transaldolase/phosoglucose isomerase, translated to MNPVKALTRHGQAIWLDFLARGFIADGELRALVDQDGVRGVTSNPSIFEKAIGGSDEYDSAVSALLRERDRPVGDLYEALAVEDIQRAADALRPVYDELQGADGYVSLEVSPYLAHDTEGTIAEAQRLWAAVGRDNLMVKVPATHAGIPAIRELISQGISINVTLLFSQNMYAEVLEAYISGIEALVAGGGDPKRIASVASFFISRIDTAVDNQLDSKIAAASGDEKAKLETLKGKVAIANARLAYQHYKKVTASARWKKLAANGAQVQRLLWASTGTKNKAYSDVLYIEELIGRDTVNTVPPATLDAFRDHGTPRDSLEENIADAERVLADLAKSGISLDSITDALVDDGVKLFAEAFDKLLGAVASKRAAILASRIDTQTIKLAPEIEKDAKALSEAWRANGTIRALWRRDASVWTGSDENKWLGWLDVVAREQDKEQAARYVAFSGWVKSKAFTDVVVLGMGGSSLGPEVLAETFGQSAGFPKLRILDSTDPAQVRRTEAAIKLDTTLFIVSSKSGGTTEPNALMDYFFVRAGANAGERFVAVTDPGSSLEKVAAARGFAQTFHGEPAIGGRYSVLSPFGLVPAAAAGIDVAEFLGLAASMVRSCGPDVPPAENPGVQLGLALAAAAKHGRDKLTFTASKQIADFGAWAEQLIAESTGKNGKALIPLEGETLGKPEAYGKDRVFIDLRLKDDADNARETALAALEAAGHPVIRIAVTGPAHIGQEFFRFEIATAVAGAVMGINPFDQPDVEAAKIKTRELTSAFETSGALPAETPVATDGAIAIYTDAANANALSKAGAGSDLGSWLKAHLARIQPGDYVAALAYLDRDAANIAAMQTVRMAIRDSKHVATCVGFGPRFLHSTGQAYKGGPNTGVFLQITADSAADLDVPGQKISFGVIEAAQARGDFGVLAERGRRALRLHIKGDVTKGLGVIAATVQGALK
- a CDS encoding acyl-CoA dehydrogenase family protein is translated as MTDNIVAETAERIFTDLADAQSINSAANDGWKSTLWTALSDAGLPLSWVPEDCNGAGVSLADGFSVAGSAGRFAVSIPLVETMLAGWLLSQAGLPSPSGKMTVAPARPQDRMTVNADGTVSGRARGIPFASDVEYIAVIASGAQGSMIALVEAASCRIEAGENLGNDASDTVTFNNVKPVSIKPAPAGTRPTSLMLMGATLRSLQIAGALETMLDITVRYANERVAFEKQISKFQAVQHNLAKLAGEVAVAVSAAGSAADSVADSTSFDDGVFLEVAAAKIRCAEAAEKSAAIAHQVHGAIGFSMEHILHRYTLRALAWRDDFGQESYWATELGKFVAARGADELWPLVASR
- a CDS encoding cytochrome c family protein, encoding MMIRSLFAALSLATMICTNIAPASAQDVAAGEKSFAKCRACHQIGENAKNLVGPELNGLFGRHSGSVAGYNYSEANKKSGITWDEAVFAEYIKDPKAKIPGTKMAFAGIKKDEEIKDLTAFLKQFGADGKKK
- a CDS encoding aldehyde dehydrogenase family protein → MTNRMQFYIDGAWVDPVVKKSIPVVNPATEETMYEVAVGSKADVDKAVAAARRAFETFSQTSREERVALLEKIIAVYKTRMKDVGAAISDEMGAPLPMAEKMQAGAGLGHLSSTLQVLKDYQFEEPIGSAVVVREPVGVIGMITPWNWPLNQIACKVAPAIAAGCTMILKPSEFTPSSALIFAEILHEAGVPKGVFNLINGLGPDVGVAMSEHPGIDMISFTGSTRAGIDVAKRAANTVKRVSQELGGKSPNIILDDADFTKAVTGGVAHVFNNSGQSCNAPTRMIVPQAKIKEIAAIAKAVADKTKAGDPRAEGTTIGPVVNRTQWDKIQALIQKGIDEGATLVAGGVGLPEGVNKGFYVRPTVFSDVNNDMTIAREEIFGPVIVIMGAKDEADAVKIANDTPYGLAGYVSAGTVERARKVGRQLRAGNVNLNGVPNERTAPFGGYKQSGNGREWGKFGLEEYLEVKAIAGFNAA
- a CDS encoding ribonucleoside-diphosphate reductase subunit alpha; translation: MSLTLDREAAKSAPLFQFRPETLAAASASEPPFQIIRRNGTVSPFDAGKISVAMTKAFLAVEGHTAAASRRIHEVIEQLTNEVVSALTRRAGEGRTFHIEDVQDQVELALMRSEHHKVARAYVLYREQRARQRAAEAVPVSSAVAAEPLLHVTLRDGSRAPLDVGRLAHIIDEACAGLDGVLAAPVLAETRRNLYDGISQDELALAGIMAARTLVEQEPNYAYVSARLLLDKLRTEVLSFVHATPISASQADMATRYAEYFPAYVKNGIEAELLDPELARYDLKRIAAALKPERDLSFQFLGLQTLYDRYFLHNDGNRIELPQAFFMRVAMGLAIREIDREARAIEFYNLLSSFDFMASTPTLFNSGTLRPQLSSCFLTTVADDLDGIFKSVKDNALLAKYSGGLGNDWTRVRGLGAHIKGTNGESQGVVPFLKVANDTAIAVNQGGKRKGAVCAYLETWHVDIEEFLDLRKNTGDDRRRTHDMNTANWVPDLFMQRVEADGEWTLFSPDETPDLHDLYGKAFAERYAFYEAKAARGEMRVYKTLRATDLWRRMLTMLFETGHPWITFKDPCNLRSPQQHIGVIHSSNLCTEITLNTSDDEVAVCNLGSINLLNHVGEGGIDHARLKRTVDTAMRMLDNVIDINFYTIPEARRSNLKHRPVGLGLMGFQDALHALRIPMASDAAVAFADSSMEAISFHAISASVDLAIERGPYASFNGSLWGKGVMPIDSIEILADARGSLDMDRSQTMDWDSLRKRVRFNGMRNSNVMAIAPTATISNICGVAQSIEPAYQNLYVKSNMSGDFTEVNEFLVRDLKARGLWDEVMVSDLKYFDGSVGAIDRVPDDLKLLYATAFEIDSAWLIEAAARRQKWIDQAQSLNLYIANPSGKKLDQLYRLAWARGLKTTYYLRSRSATHVEKSTLKGTDGKLNAVSSSSHAALPVNKPIVVPQTAPDLSDVMACSIDNPDCEACQ